The Prinia subflava isolate CZ2003 ecotype Zambia chromosome 21, Cam_Psub_1.2, whole genome shotgun sequence genome window below encodes:
- the PLEKHG5 gene encoding pleckstrin homology domain-containing family G member 5 isoform X1, with protein MHFDGHIRLDLPPQGSVLARNMSTRSCPPRTSPASDVEEEEEGPAESRGERRSSALKLPKKKAWRRHTDDPSKECFTLKFDLSIDIEAEIVPAVKKKSLGEVLLPVFERKAIELGKVDIYLDQSHTPLSLQFEAYRFGGHYLRVKAKPGDELKVEQAVRDARSASLPILHPASTAAFLGPVLEPLPGRREGTESLAPGRRRKNITEFLGDTSIPSPEPALHSSSSLPTNGTDTWKNRAASRFSGFFGSGTSTGSFGRETEKLEQLVNRLHAYSTFGLPKLPPQLRFDRDSWEEDGDEAGLTLEDSWQQIIQGTEVLSRRQCHQQEAIWELLHTEATYIRNLKVITDLFLSCLVNLQESGLLCEVDAERLFSNIGEIIRLHCKLWRSVMASVLAKARQTGALLDPIDFLDGFKMFGSLFKPYVRYCMEEEGCMEYMRALLRDSELFRTYVTWAEKQEQCSRLKLSDMLVKPHQRLTKYPLLLKSILKKTDEPRARDAINTMISSVERFINDVNSRMRQRQERQRLDAILSRIDAYEVVEGSTDEVDKLLKEFLRLDLTAPIPGTSPEDTRQLLLEGNLKMREGKDSKMDVYCFLFTDLFLITKPFKKAERTKVIRQPLLVDRVVCRELRDPGSFLLIYLNELGSAVAAYTFQTNGQLCRSWVEAVRNAQNLLQRLRQRRRMEEQEEEDEEDEEDDGESGTSAASSPTILHHSSASPDSQQCPSDGSTETLAVGAADGGDELSSPDWDTGPFSSTSDGSSISTSTSIGTGTSAETPTSAEIPTQELPAGALPVPLPHGMASPGSGCRSSSIDSAYGTLSPASLRDFVQQPEGMAEEGQERPSLAPPAPRPASPRLRRRTPVQLLPCPARVLKSKSEASLPQLLSPTSPGPLSQSRSLSDLCAGSPRTSQDPAPLAAPGSSGSSTSELSEPEEPVESPASLPGELRHDAQPPARRTLSDPQSAQHRKLTLAQLYRIRTTLLLNSTLTASEV; from the exons ATGCACTTCGATGGCCACATCCGCTTGGACCTGCCCCCGCAAG GCTCTGTCCTGGCCCGCAACATGTCGACACGTTCATGCCCCCCGCgcaccagccctgcctctgatgtggaggaggaggaggagggtccagcagagagcagagg GGAGCGCAGGAGCTCAGCGCTGAAGCTGCCCAAGAAGAAGGCTTGGCGCAGGCACACGGAC GACCCCAGCAAGGAGTGCTTCACCTTGAAGTTTGATCTTAGCATCGACATCGAGGCAGAGATAGTGCCAGCTGTGAAGAAGAAGTCGCTAGG ggaagtgctgctgccagTCTTTGAGAGGAAGGCAATCGAGCTGGGCAAAGTGGACATCTACCTGGACCAGTCCCACACGCCGCTGTCCCTGCAGTTCGAGGCGTATCGCTTTGGGGGACACTACCTGCGGGTGAAAG CCAAGCCCGGGGATGAGCTGAAGGTGGAGCAGGCAGTGCGGGATGCCAGGTCAGCCAGCCTGCCCATCCTGcaccctgccagcactgctgcattcCTTGGGCCAGTGCTGGAGCCACTGCCAGGACGCCGGGAGGGCACTGAGAGCCTG GCTCCGGGACGGCGAAGGAAGAACATAACAGAGTTCCTGGGGGacaccagcatccccagccctgagccagccctgcacagcagcagctctctgcccACCAATGGCACCGACACCTGGAAGAACCGCGCTGCCAGCCGCTTCAGCGGCTTCTTCGGCTCCGGGACCAGCACGGGCTCCTTCGGGCGG GAGACTGagaagctggagcagctggtgaACAGGCTGCATGCCTACAGCACCTTCGGGCTGCCCAAGCTGCCACCCCAGCTCCGCTTTGACCGCGActcctgggaggaggatggggatgaGGCTGGGCTGACACTGGAGGACAGCTGGCAGCAGATCATCCAGGGCACAGAG GTCCTGTCACGCcggcagtgccaccagcaggaAGCcatctgggagctgctgcacacagaggCCACCTACATCCGGAACCTCAAAGTCATCACTGAT ctcttcctctcctgcctggtGAACCTGCAGGAatcagggctgctctgtgag GTGGATGCTGAGCGGCTCTTCAGCAACATTGGGGAGATCATCCGGCTGCACTGCAAGCTGTGGCGCAGCGTCATGGCCTCAGTGCTGGCCAAGGCACGACAGACTGGGGCACTGCTTGACCCCATTGACTTCCTTGATGGCTTCAAGATG TTCGGGTCCCTCTTCAAGCCCTACGTGCGGTATTGCATGGAGGAGGAGGGCTGCATGGAGTACATGCGGGCACTGCTGCGGGACAGCGAGCTCTTCCGCACCTATGTGACG TGGGCCGAGAAGCAGGAGCAGTGCAGCCGCCTGAAGCTGAGCGACATGCTGGTGAAACCTCACCAGCGCCTCACCAAGTACCCGCTGCTCCTCAAGTCTATCCTGAAGAAGACGGATGAGCCACGCGCCCGTGATGCCATCAACACCATG ATCAGCTCTGTGGAACGCTTCATCAACGACGTCAACTCGCGGATGCGCCAGCGGCAGGAGCGGCAGCGCCTGGACGCCATCCTGAGCCGGATTGATGCCTATGAGGTGGTGGAGGGCAGCACAGACGAGGTGGACAAG ctgctgaaggagTTCCTGCGGCTGGACCTGACGGCCCCCATCCCCGGCACCTCCCCGGAGGACACCCGGCAGCTCCTCCTCGAGGGCAACCTGAAGATGCGGGAAGGTAAAGACAGCAAG ATGGATGTCTACTGCTTCCTCTTCACCGACCTCTTCCTCATCACCAAGCCCTTCAAGAAGGCAGAGCGCACCAAGGTGATCCGGCAGCCCTTGCTGGTGGACAGAGTAGTTTGCCGGGAACTCAGAGACCCAG gctccttcctcctcatctACCTGAATGAGCTGGGGAGTGCTGTGGCCGCCTACACCTTCCAGACCAATGGGCAGTTGTGCCGCAGCTGGGTCGAGGCAGTACGCAATGCCCAG AACCTGCTGCAGCGGCTGCGGCAGCGCCGGCgcatggaggagcaggaggaggaggatgaggaggatgaggaggacgACGGTGAGAGTGGCACCTCAGCTGCCAGTTCACCTACCATCCTGCACCACAGCAGCGCCAGCCCAGACTCACAGCAGTG CCCGTCCGATGGCTCCACTGAGACGCTTGCTGTGGGGGCAGCAGACGGGGGCGATGAGCTCTCCTCCCCAGACTGGGACACAGGACCCTTCAGCTCAACCTCGGATGGCTCCTCTATCAGCACCAGCACCTCCATCGGCACTGGCAcctctgctgagacccccaCCTCCGCCGAGATCCccacccaggagctgcctgcaggcgCCCTGCCGGTTCCCCTGCCCCATGGCATGGCCTCCCCAGGCAGCGGCTGCCGCTCGTCCTCCATCGACAGCGCCTATGGCACGCTCTCACCTGCCTCCCTGCGGGACTTCGTCCAGCAGCCAGAGGGCATGGCCGAGGAGGGGCAGGAGCGCCCCTCCCTGGCCCCTCCTGCTCCACGGCCTGCCTCACCCCGGCTGCGCCGCCGGACAcccgtgcagctcctgccttgccCGGCTAGGGTGCTTAAGTCCAAGTCAGAGGCTAGCTTGCCCCAACTCCTGAGCCCCACTTCCCCAGGCCCCCTGAGCCAAAGCCGCAGCCTCTCTGACCTTTGTGCTGGTTCCCCCCGGACTAGCCAAGATCCCGCacctctggctgctcctggcagcagtggcagctccacATCAGAGCTCTCAGAGCCAGAGGAGCCAGTGGAGAGCCCAGCATCCCTCCCAGGGGAGCTCAGGCACGATGCCCAACCTCCTGCCCGCCGGACCCTGTCAGATCCGCAGTCGGCACAGCACCGCAAGCTGACACTGGCGCAGCTGTACCGGATCCGGACCACGCTGCTGCTCAACTCCACGCTGACGGCCTC GGAGGTCTGA
- the PLEKHG5 gene encoding pleckstrin homology domain-containing family G member 5 isoform X2, which translates to MAGRARPGSARGPAPPGPCTPGMQAPGRRRKNITEFLGDTSIPSPEPALHSSSSLPTNGTDTWKNRAASRFSGFFGSGTSTGSFGRETEKLEQLVNRLHAYSTFGLPKLPPQLRFDRDSWEEDGDEAGLTLEDSWQQIIQGTEVLSRRQCHQQEAIWELLHTEATYIRNLKVITDLFLSCLVNLQESGLLCEVDAERLFSNIGEIIRLHCKLWRSVMASVLAKARQTGALLDPIDFLDGFKMFGSLFKPYVRYCMEEEGCMEYMRALLRDSELFRTYVTWAEKQEQCSRLKLSDMLVKPHQRLTKYPLLLKSILKKTDEPRARDAINTMISSVERFINDVNSRMRQRQERQRLDAILSRIDAYEVVEGSTDEVDKLLKEFLRLDLTAPIPGTSPEDTRQLLLEGNLKMREGKDSKMDVYCFLFTDLFLITKPFKKAERTKVIRQPLLVDRVVCRELRDPGSFLLIYLNELGSAVAAYTFQTNGQLCRSWVEAVRNAQNLLQRLRQRRRMEEQEEEDEEDEEDDGESGTSAASSPTILHHSSASPDSQQCPSDGSTETLAVGAADGGDELSSPDWDTGPFSSTSDGSSISTSTSIGTGTSAETPTSAEIPTQELPAGALPVPLPHGMASPGSGCRSSSIDSAYGTLSPASLRDFVQQPEGMAEEGQERPSLAPPAPRPASPRLRRRTPVQLLPCPARVLKSKSEASLPQLLSPTSPGPLSQSRSLSDLCAGSPRTSQDPAPLAAPGSSGSSTSELSEPEEPVESPASLPGELRHDAQPPARRTLSDPQSAQHRKLTLAQLYRIRTTLLLNSTLTASEV; encoded by the exons ATGGCCGGCCGGGCTCGGCCAGGCAGCGCCCGGGGTCCTGCACCCCCGGGGCCCTGCACCCCCGGGATGCAG GCTCCGGGACGGCGAAGGAAGAACATAACAGAGTTCCTGGGGGacaccagcatccccagccctgagccagccctgcacagcagcagctctctgcccACCAATGGCACCGACACCTGGAAGAACCGCGCTGCCAGCCGCTTCAGCGGCTTCTTCGGCTCCGGGACCAGCACGGGCTCCTTCGGGCGG GAGACTGagaagctggagcagctggtgaACAGGCTGCATGCCTACAGCACCTTCGGGCTGCCCAAGCTGCCACCCCAGCTCCGCTTTGACCGCGActcctgggaggaggatggggatgaGGCTGGGCTGACACTGGAGGACAGCTGGCAGCAGATCATCCAGGGCACAGAG GTCCTGTCACGCcggcagtgccaccagcaggaAGCcatctgggagctgctgcacacagaggCCACCTACATCCGGAACCTCAAAGTCATCACTGAT ctcttcctctcctgcctggtGAACCTGCAGGAatcagggctgctctgtgag GTGGATGCTGAGCGGCTCTTCAGCAACATTGGGGAGATCATCCGGCTGCACTGCAAGCTGTGGCGCAGCGTCATGGCCTCAGTGCTGGCCAAGGCACGACAGACTGGGGCACTGCTTGACCCCATTGACTTCCTTGATGGCTTCAAGATG TTCGGGTCCCTCTTCAAGCCCTACGTGCGGTATTGCATGGAGGAGGAGGGCTGCATGGAGTACATGCGGGCACTGCTGCGGGACAGCGAGCTCTTCCGCACCTATGTGACG TGGGCCGAGAAGCAGGAGCAGTGCAGCCGCCTGAAGCTGAGCGACATGCTGGTGAAACCTCACCAGCGCCTCACCAAGTACCCGCTGCTCCTCAAGTCTATCCTGAAGAAGACGGATGAGCCACGCGCCCGTGATGCCATCAACACCATG ATCAGCTCTGTGGAACGCTTCATCAACGACGTCAACTCGCGGATGCGCCAGCGGCAGGAGCGGCAGCGCCTGGACGCCATCCTGAGCCGGATTGATGCCTATGAGGTGGTGGAGGGCAGCACAGACGAGGTGGACAAG ctgctgaaggagTTCCTGCGGCTGGACCTGACGGCCCCCATCCCCGGCACCTCCCCGGAGGACACCCGGCAGCTCCTCCTCGAGGGCAACCTGAAGATGCGGGAAGGTAAAGACAGCAAG ATGGATGTCTACTGCTTCCTCTTCACCGACCTCTTCCTCATCACCAAGCCCTTCAAGAAGGCAGAGCGCACCAAGGTGATCCGGCAGCCCTTGCTGGTGGACAGAGTAGTTTGCCGGGAACTCAGAGACCCAG gctccttcctcctcatctACCTGAATGAGCTGGGGAGTGCTGTGGCCGCCTACACCTTCCAGACCAATGGGCAGTTGTGCCGCAGCTGGGTCGAGGCAGTACGCAATGCCCAG AACCTGCTGCAGCGGCTGCGGCAGCGCCGGCgcatggaggagcaggaggaggaggatgaggaggatgaggaggacgACGGTGAGAGTGGCACCTCAGCTGCCAGTTCACCTACCATCCTGCACCACAGCAGCGCCAGCCCAGACTCACAGCAGTG CCCGTCCGATGGCTCCACTGAGACGCTTGCTGTGGGGGCAGCAGACGGGGGCGATGAGCTCTCCTCCCCAGACTGGGACACAGGACCCTTCAGCTCAACCTCGGATGGCTCCTCTATCAGCACCAGCACCTCCATCGGCACTGGCAcctctgctgagacccccaCCTCCGCCGAGATCCccacccaggagctgcctgcaggcgCCCTGCCGGTTCCCCTGCCCCATGGCATGGCCTCCCCAGGCAGCGGCTGCCGCTCGTCCTCCATCGACAGCGCCTATGGCACGCTCTCACCTGCCTCCCTGCGGGACTTCGTCCAGCAGCCAGAGGGCATGGCCGAGGAGGGGCAGGAGCGCCCCTCCCTGGCCCCTCCTGCTCCACGGCCTGCCTCACCCCGGCTGCGCCGCCGGACAcccgtgcagctcctgccttgccCGGCTAGGGTGCTTAAGTCCAAGTCAGAGGCTAGCTTGCCCCAACTCCTGAGCCCCACTTCCCCAGGCCCCCTGAGCCAAAGCCGCAGCCTCTCTGACCTTTGTGCTGGTTCCCCCCGGACTAGCCAAGATCCCGCacctctggctgctcctggcagcagtggcagctccacATCAGAGCTCTCAGAGCCAGAGGAGCCAGTGGAGAGCCCAGCATCCCTCCCAGGGGAGCTCAGGCACGATGCCCAACCTCCTGCCCGCCGGACCCTGTCAGATCCGCAGTCGGCACAGCACCGCAAGCTGACACTGGCGCAGCTGTACCGGATCCGGACCACGCTGCTGCTCAACTCCACGCTGACGGCCTC GGAGGTCTGA
- the TNFRSF25 gene encoding tumor necrosis factor receptor superfamily member 25 isoform X1 — translation MKHCCPGVAWVTLAALWLAASESQPPGWRVPAMLRRQRLLVQPVLRLRRHPVRDRCPTGMNWIETAQHCCPQCPAGERCPGCVAWHSTPWHSRCIAPGGRAPCHPTVPAGTYLSKPCTSPENRSVCLDCPTGTFRTQPNTLRECQACYECDRQAFQSVLSNCSATSNVVCGCEPGRFRACLDKQCSEFSCQKCQPCTGRLIQRPCSEEQDTLCDSNCKPDFYREGDECRPCHTNTLDTCGKECQQVCGNNNDQGSGLEYILLGLTGPLFLGALAIYHKRKRLWHDAPAGGPLPTAQATTSVPRAAATPWSPFWRTQPWSPQGTECATGTAKQSPKDQALLCKLPRDERELSAPPEPRGALLQGSQLYAVIDVVPVRRWKEFMRMLELREAEIELVELEVTHIRDQQYEMLKRWCQQTSATLDHVFAALERMELAGCAEALRQSLPVGP, via the exons ATGaagcactgctgccctggggtggctTGG GTGACTTTGGCAGCACTGTGGCTAGCGGCCAGTGAATCTCAGCCCCCAGGGTGGCGGGTCCCCGCCATGCTGCGGAGGCAGCGGCTCCTGGTGCAGCCAGTCCTCCGCCTGCGGAGACATCCCGTCAGAGACCGGTGTCCCACCGGCATGAACTGGATCGAgactgctcagcactgctgccctcaGTGTCCTGCAGGTGAGCGCTGCCCGGGGTGTGTGGCATGGCACAGCACACCATGGCACAGCAGGTGCATTGCTCCTGGTGGCCGTGCTCCCTGTCACCCTactgtccctgcagggacatACCTGTCCAAGCCCTGCACAAGCCCTGAGAACCGCAGCGTGTGCCTCGACTGTCCCACCGGCACCTTCCGCACCCAGCCCAACACCCTCAGGGAATGCCAGGCCTGCTATGAGTGTGACCGACAAG ctttccagAGCGTGCTGAGCAACTGCTCGGCCACTAGCAACGTCGTCTGTGGCTGTGAGCCTGGCCGCTTCCGTGCCTGCCTCGACAAGCAGTGCAGTGAATTCTCTTGCCAGAaatgccagccctgcactggaCGTCTCATCCAGCGACCCT GCTCGGAGGAGCAGGACACACTTTGTGACAGCAACTGCAAGCCTGACTTCTACAGAGAGGGTGACGAGTGCCGGCCATGCCACAC GAACACCCTGGACACGTGTGGCAAAGAGTGCCAGCAAGTGTGTGGCAACAACAATGACCAAG GCTCAGGTCTGGAGTACATCCTGCTGGGACTCACCGGGCCTCTCTTCCTGGGTGCCCTTGCCATCTACCACAAGAGGAAAAGGCTCTGGCATGATGCCCCGGCAGGTGGtcccctccccacagcacaggccaccacctcagtgcccagggctgcagccacaccATGGAGCCCGTTCTGGAGGACCCAGCCATGGTCCCCACAGGGGACAGAGTGTGCCACtggcacagcaaagcagagcccCAAAGACCAGGCCTTGTTGTGTAAGCTGCCCCGTGATGAAAGGGAGCTCtctgcacccccagagccccgtggcgccctgctgcagggcagccagcTCTACGCTGTCATCGACGTGGTGCCAGTACGGCGTTGGAAGGAGTTCATGCGGATGCTGGAGCTGCGGGAGGCAGAGATTGAGCTGGTAGAGCTGGAGGTGACCCACATCCGTGACCAGCAGTACGAGATGCTGAAGCGCTGGTGCCAGCAGACCAGTGCCACCCTGGACCACGTCTTTGCCGCCCTGGAGCGCATGGAGCTGGCTGGCTGTGCCGAGGCACTACGCCAGAGTCTGCCCGTGGGACCCTGA
- the TNFRSF25 gene encoding tumor necrosis factor receptor superfamily member 25 isoform X2, with protein sequence MKHCCPGVAWVTLAALWLAASESQPPGWRVPAMLRRQRLLVQPVLRLRRHPVRDRCPTGMNWIETAQHCCPQCPAGTYLSKPCTSPENRSVCLDCPTGTFRTQPNTLRECQACYECDRQAFQSVLSNCSATSNVVCGCEPGRFRACLDKQCSEFSCQKCQPCTGRLIQRPCSEEQDTLCDSNCKPDFYREGDECRPCHTNTLDTCGKECQQVCGNNNDQGSGLEYILLGLTGPLFLGALAIYHKRKRLWHDAPAGGPLPTAQATTSVPRAAATPWSPFWRTQPWSPQGTECATGTAKQSPKDQALLCKLPRDERELSAPPEPRGALLQGSQLYAVIDVVPVRRWKEFMRMLELREAEIELVELEVTHIRDQQYEMLKRWCQQTSATLDHVFAALERMELAGCAEALRQSLPVGP encoded by the exons ATGaagcactgctgccctggggtggctTGG GTGACTTTGGCAGCACTGTGGCTAGCGGCCAGTGAATCTCAGCCCCCAGGGTGGCGGGTCCCCGCCATGCTGCGGAGGCAGCGGCTCCTGGTGCAGCCAGTCCTCCGCCTGCGGAGACATCCCGTCAGAGACCGGTGTCCCACCGGCATGAACTGGATCGAgactgctcagcactgctgccctcaGTGTCCTGCAG ggacatACCTGTCCAAGCCCTGCACAAGCCCTGAGAACCGCAGCGTGTGCCTCGACTGTCCCACCGGCACCTTCCGCACCCAGCCCAACACCCTCAGGGAATGCCAGGCCTGCTATGAGTGTGACCGACAAG ctttccagAGCGTGCTGAGCAACTGCTCGGCCACTAGCAACGTCGTCTGTGGCTGTGAGCCTGGCCGCTTCCGTGCCTGCCTCGACAAGCAGTGCAGTGAATTCTCTTGCCAGAaatgccagccctgcactggaCGTCTCATCCAGCGACCCT GCTCGGAGGAGCAGGACACACTTTGTGACAGCAACTGCAAGCCTGACTTCTACAGAGAGGGTGACGAGTGCCGGCCATGCCACAC GAACACCCTGGACACGTGTGGCAAAGAGTGCCAGCAAGTGTGTGGCAACAACAATGACCAAG GCTCAGGTCTGGAGTACATCCTGCTGGGACTCACCGGGCCTCTCTTCCTGGGTGCCCTTGCCATCTACCACAAGAGGAAAAGGCTCTGGCATGATGCCCCGGCAGGTGGtcccctccccacagcacaggccaccacctcagtgcccagggctgcagccacaccATGGAGCCCGTTCTGGAGGACCCAGCCATGGTCCCCACAGGGGACAGAGTGTGCCACtggcacagcaaagcagagcccCAAAGACCAGGCCTTGTTGTGTAAGCTGCCCCGTGATGAAAGGGAGCTCtctgcacccccagagccccgtggcgccctgctgcagggcagccagcTCTACGCTGTCATCGACGTGGTGCCAGTACGGCGTTGGAAGGAGTTCATGCGGATGCTGGAGCTGCGGGAGGCAGAGATTGAGCTGGTAGAGCTGGAGGTGACCCACATCCGTGACCAGCAGTACGAGATGCTGAAGCGCTGGTGCCAGCAGACCAGTGCCACCCTGGACCACGTCTTTGCCGCCCTGGAGCGCATGGAGCTGGCTGGCTGTGCCGAGGCACTACGCCAGAGTCTGCCCGTGGGACCCTGA